A portion of the Pseudomonas koreensis genome contains these proteins:
- the pstC gene encoding phosphate ABC transporter permease subunit PstC, protein MNKPFVVPVNPDSACQPPSTKDFLVDRTFRALARIGVVLILALVFALVFEVGRKALPGMEKHGFDVLLGSVWDVNQGKYGILPAIWGTLYSAFIALLIAGFFGVSMAIFLTQDFLPTKLAALFRTIVELLAAIPSVVYGLWGIYVVIPAIRPLTTWLNSELGWIPFFGTSLSGPGLLPAALVLAIMILPTIAAVSQDALTAVPMKTKQAAYGMGTTHWEAILKVMVPSAATGIFGSLVLGLGRALGETMALAMLVGNANNISLSLFAPANTLAALLALNFPEAGPNEIEVLMYAALVLMLITLIVNIFGSMIMMYAQRGHK, encoded by the coding sequence ATGAACAAACCTTTTGTCGTACCGGTTAATCCCGACTCTGCCTGCCAGCCACCCTCGACGAAGGATTTCCTGGTGGATCGCACCTTTCGCGCCCTGGCGCGAATCGGCGTGGTGCTGATTCTTGCGCTGGTATTTGCGCTGGTGTTCGAAGTCGGACGCAAGGCACTTCCCGGTATGGAGAAGCACGGCTTCGATGTGCTGCTGGGCAGCGTGTGGGACGTCAACCAAGGCAAATACGGCATCCTGCCGGCCATCTGGGGCACGCTTTACAGCGCTTTCATCGCTTTGCTGATCGCCGGTTTCTTTGGCGTGAGCATGGCGATTTTCCTGACTCAGGATTTCCTGCCGACCAAGCTCGCTGCGCTGTTTCGTACCATCGTCGAACTGCTCGCGGCCATTCCCAGCGTGGTCTATGGCCTGTGGGGGATCTATGTGGTGATTCCGGCAATTCGGCCGCTGACCACCTGGTTGAACAGCGAACTGGGCTGGATACCCTTTTTCGGCACGTCCCTGAGCGGTCCGGGCCTGCTGCCCGCAGCACTGGTGCTCGCCATCATGATTCTGCCGACGATTGCCGCCGTTTCGCAGGACGCGCTGACGGCTGTGCCGATGAAAACCAAGCAGGCCGCGTACGGCATGGGCACTACCCATTGGGAAGCGATTCTCAAAGTGATGGTGCCTTCGGCCGCCACCGGCATATTCGGCTCTCTGGTGCTCGGCCTGGGGCGCGCGCTGGGTGAAACGATGGCGCTGGCCATGCTGGTCGGCAATGCCAACAACATTTCCCTCTCACTGTTTGCACCGGCCAACACCCTTGCCGCTCTGCTGGCGCTGAACTTCCCCGAAGCCGGACCGAACGAGATCGAGGTGTTGATGTACGCCGCGCTGGTGCTGATGCTGATTACGCTGATCGTGAACATTTTCGGTTCGATGATCATGATGTACGCCCAACGGGGTCACAAGTGA